From Hydractinia symbiolongicarpus strain clone_291-10 chromosome 12, HSymV2.1, whole genome shotgun sequence, one genomic window encodes:
- the LOC130622617 gene encoding cytochrome P450 20A1-like — MRDLITHVGTDYAAFAITGVLALIVTLVYLWWNERSAGKLSCPGLTSEDEELGNLGSLTKDGGLHQFLNDNHKKFGPIFSFYWGKELAVSLGSPALWKDIQTLFDRPVHQFELFKPLIGESSIQYLNGPLGRKHRQIHDRHFSFSAIKSYFHVFNEASEELMKKLSTLNTDEHIQLRQYLFVVAMKSLVRTSFGNEYFKSNKECIELSTAYDTCWEDMESRLDGDMPEPGSERQKAFDDALTVIKDKAMKVIEQRRTLKEKTTYNLLDVMLEKEELYPHDEQLVDMVITYLIGGFHTTGNLLTWTFYFLCRHPEVEEKLLAELKEVLGDETISMSHMDKLTYTRQIIDETLRCSVLAPYAARYSEYDIVVGGHIIPKLTPLIISLGTVLEDENIWPEPKKFDPDRFSPEKLKERPNMAFEPFGFAGKRKCPGYRFAYFDTTVFLVDIIRKFKVKLVEGQNITMQHRLVTQPKEAVWFKMEPRN; from the exons ATGAGAGATCTAATCACACATGTTGGCACAGACTATGCTGCATTTGCTATTACAGGAGTGCTTGCTTTAATTGTCACACTGGTATACTTGTGGTGG aatgagAGATCTGCAGGTAAATTATCATGTCCTGGATTGACATCAGAGGATGAAGA attGGGAAATCTAGGCTCGCTCACCAAGGATGGGGGATTGCATCAATTCTTAAATGACAACCACAAGAAATTTGGTCcaattttcagtttttattgGGGCAAAGAATTGGCTGTAAGTTTAGGATCACCAGCATTATGGAAAGATATTCAAACACTATTTGATCGACCTG TCCACCAATTCGAACTTTTTAAACCATTAATTGGAGAATCAAGCATTCAGTACTTGAATGGTCCATTGGGACGAAAACACAGACAGATACACGACAGACACTTCAGTTTCTCTGCTATTAAAAGTTATTTCCATGTTTTCAATGAG GCTAGCGAAGAACTTATGAAGAAACTATCAACATTGAATACAGATGAACATATACAGTTAAGACAATACTTGTTTGTGGTTGCCATGAAGTCTTTAGTGAGGACATCCTTTGGTAATGAATATTTCAAATCAAATAAAGAGTGCATTGAACTTTCTACTGCATATGACACG tgttGGGAAGATATGGAGAGTCGTCTCGATGGTGATATGCCAGAACCCGGAAGTGAAAGACAAAAGGCCTTTGATGATG CATTGACTGTGATAAAAGACAAAGCAATGAAAGTGATTGAACAAAGAAGAACATTAAAAGAAAAGACAACTTATAATCTTTTAGATGTTATGTTAGAAAAAGAAGAATTGTATCCTCACGATGAGCAG TTGGTGGATATGGTGATAACATATTTGATCGGTGGTTTTCATACTACTGGAAATC tACTTACATGGacattttattttctttgtcgACATCCTGAGGTCGAAGAGAAATTATTGGCTGAATTAAAGGAAGTACTAGGTGACGAAACAATCTCAATGAGTCATATGGACAAATTGAC GTACACTCGGCAAATAATAGACGAAACTTTGAGATGTTCTGTTCTTGCACCCTATGCTGCTCGATACTCTGAATATGATATTGTAGTAGGCGGCCACATCATTCCAAAATTG ACACCATTGATAATCTCTTTGGGAACTGTATTGGAAGATGAGAATATTTGGCCAGAACCAAAGAA ATTTGATCCTGATCGATTCAGTCCAGAAAAACTCAAAGAAAGACCAAACATGGCGTTTGAACCATTTGGATTTGCTGGTAAACGTAAATGTCCTGGTTATCGTTTTGCGTACTTCGACACAACAGTTTTTCTTGTGGATATAATCCGTAAATTTAAAGTCAAACTTGTGGAGGGGCAGAATATCACCATGCAACATAGATTAGTCACACAACCAAAAGAAGCTGTTTGGTTTaaaatggaaccacgtaattga